A genome region from Streptomyces xanthophaeus includes the following:
- a CDS encoding CoA-transferase subunit beta produces MTTTDATSTAPRTVSRAEYCVIACAEAWRGNGEVLASPMGLIPSFGARLAKRTFSPDLLLTDGEAMLVGLDGTAEGWLPYRRHLTMVTGGRRHVMMGASQIDRFGNQNISCIGDWERPARQLLGVRGAPVNTLNNPVSYWVPKHSKRVFVERVDMVSGVGYDRAEAAGVTRFHRLPRVVSDLGVLDFAGPGHAMRLVSVHPGVTVEEVRAATGFELAAAGEVPYTREPTPDELRLIREVIDPKGLRDREVRG; encoded by the coding sequence GTGACGACCACCGACGCCACCAGCACCGCGCCCCGCACCGTCTCCCGCGCCGAGTATTGCGTGATCGCCTGCGCCGAGGCCTGGCGCGGCAACGGCGAGGTGCTCGCCAGCCCGATGGGCCTGATCCCCTCCTTCGGGGCCCGGCTCGCGAAGCGGACCTTCTCCCCCGACCTGCTGCTGACCGACGGCGAGGCGATGCTCGTCGGGCTCGACGGCACGGCCGAGGGCTGGCTCCCGTACCGGCGCCACCTGACGATGGTCACCGGCGGCCGGCGGCACGTGATGATGGGCGCCAGCCAGATCGACCGGTTCGGCAATCAGAACATCTCGTGCATCGGCGACTGGGAGCGGCCGGCCCGCCAGCTCCTCGGGGTGCGCGGCGCCCCCGTGAACACCCTGAACAACCCGGTGAGCTACTGGGTGCCCAAGCACTCGAAGCGGGTGTTCGTCGAGCGCGTCGACATGGTCAGCGGGGTCGGCTACGACCGTGCGGAGGCGGCCGGGGTGACCCGCTTCCACCGTCTCCCCCGGGTGGTCAGCGATCTCGGCGTCCTCGACTTCGCCGGGCCCGGCCACGCGATGCGGCTGGTCTCCGTGCACCCCGGGGTCACCGTCGAGGAGGTCCGGGCCGCCACCGGGTTCGAGCTGGCCGCCGCCGGGGAGGTCCCGTACACGCGGGAGCCGACGCCGGACGAGCTGCGGCTGATCCGCGAGGTGATCGACCCCAAGGGGCTGCGCGACCGCGAAGTGCGGGGCTGA
- a CDS encoding CoA transferase subunit A codes for MTDKSMTPEEVVGQLHSGMTIGIGGWGSRRKPMALVRALLRSEITDLTVISYGGPDVGLLAAAGRIRRLVAPFATLDSIPLEPHFRAARERAAFTLTELDEAMFMWGLHAAANRLPFLPVRAGLGSDVMRVNPELRTVTSPYDDGEELVAVPALRMDAALVHLNRADRLGNAQYLGPDPYFDDLFCEAADAAYVSCEQLVETAELSKSGPPQSLLVSRHSVTGVVETPNGAHFTSCVPDYDRDEAFQKLYAATPWDEFADRFLSGAGEHDYQLAVRTWHEEQQ; via the coding sequence ATGACCGACAAGTCCATGACCCCCGAGGAGGTCGTCGGGCAGCTGCACAGCGGGATGACCATCGGCATCGGCGGCTGGGGATCCCGGCGCAAGCCCATGGCCCTGGTGCGCGCACTGCTCCGGTCCGAGATCACCGATCTCACCGTGATCTCCTACGGCGGCCCCGACGTCGGCCTGCTGGCCGCCGCCGGCCGGATCCGCAGACTGGTCGCCCCCTTCGCCACCCTCGACTCCATCCCGCTGGAGCCGCACTTCCGGGCCGCCCGCGAGCGCGCCGCCTTCACCCTCACCGAGCTCGACGAGGCCATGTTCATGTGGGGCCTGCACGCCGCCGCCAACCGGCTCCCCTTCCTCCCCGTCCGCGCGGGCCTCGGCTCCGACGTGATGCGGGTCAACCCGGAGCTGCGCACGGTCACCTCCCCCTACGACGACGGCGAGGAGCTCGTCGCCGTCCCCGCCCTGCGCATGGACGCCGCCCTGGTCCACCTCAACCGCGCCGACCGCCTCGGCAACGCCCAGTACCTGGGCCCGGACCCCTACTTCGACGACCTCTTCTGCGAGGCCGCCGACGCCGCCTACGTCTCCTGCGAACAGCTCGTCGAGACCGCCGAGCTCTCCAAGTCCGGCCCCCCGCAGTCCCTCCTCGTCAGCCGGCACTCCGTGACCGGGGTCGTGGAGACCCCGAACGGCGCGCACTTCACCTCCTGCGTCCCCGACTACGACCGCGACGAGGCCTTCCAGAAGCTGTACGCGGCCACCCCCTGGGACGAGTTCGCCGACCGCTTCCTGTCCGGGGCGGGCGAGCACGACTACCAGCTGGCGGTCCGGACCTGGCACGAGGAGCAGCAGTGA
- a CDS encoding NAD(P)H-dependent flavin oxidoreductase gives METAFTKLVGVEHPIVQTGMGWVAGPRLVSGAADAGALGILASATMTLDQLRAAVSEVKSRTPDGTPFGVNLRADAGDAAERVQLIIDEGVRVASFALAPSKELIGRLKDAGVVVIPSIGARRHAEKVAAWGADAVIVQGGEGGGHTGEVATTVLLPQVVDAVDIPVIAAGGFSDGRGLVAALAYGAAGIAMGTRFLLTSDSTVPDAVKAEYLKATVKDVTVTTAVDGLPHRMLRTELVDSLERAGRARALVRAVRHAAGFRKLSGLSWPQMVRDGLAMKHGKDLSWSQVLLAANTPMLLKASMVEGRTDLGVMASGQVAGVIDDLPSCAELVSRVMAEAQQALEALEALHSLRTLPPPG, from the coding sequence ATGGAGACGGCATTCACGAAGCTGGTCGGTGTCGAGCACCCGATCGTGCAGACGGGCATGGGCTGGGTCGCCGGCCCCCGCCTGGTGTCGGGCGCGGCCGACGCGGGGGCGCTGGGCATCCTGGCCTCGGCCACGATGACGCTGGACCAGCTGCGTGCGGCGGTGAGCGAGGTCAAGTCCCGCACGCCGGACGGGACCCCCTTCGGGGTCAATCTGCGGGCGGACGCCGGGGACGCGGCCGAGCGCGTCCAGCTGATCATCGACGAGGGGGTGCGGGTCGCCTCGTTCGCGCTGGCGCCCTCCAAGGAGCTGATCGGGCGGCTCAAGGACGCGGGCGTGGTCGTCATCCCGTCGATCGGGGCGCGGCGGCACGCCGAGAAGGTGGCCGCGTGGGGCGCCGATGCGGTGATCGTGCAGGGCGGCGAGGGCGGCGGTCACACGGGGGAGGTGGCCACGACGGTGCTGCTGCCGCAGGTCGTGGACGCCGTGGACATCCCGGTGATCGCGGCGGGCGGCTTCAGCGACGGGCGCGGGCTGGTCGCCGCGTTGGCGTACGGGGCCGCGGGCATCGCCATGGGCACCCGGTTCCTGCTGACCTCGGACTCGACCGTCCCGGACGCCGTGAAGGCCGAGTACCTGAAGGCCACGGTCAAGGACGTCACCGTCACCACGGCCGTCGACGGGCTGCCGCACCGCATGCTGCGTACCGAGCTGGTCGACTCCCTGGAGCGTGCGGGCCGCGCCCGGGCCCTGGTCCGGGCGGTCCGGCACGCGGCCGGCTTCCGGAAGCTGTCCGGGCTGAGCTGGCCGCAGATGGTCCGCGACGGTCTCGCGATGAAACACGGCAAGGACCTGTCCTGGAGCCAGGTCCTGCTCGCCGCGAACACCCCGATGCTCCTCAAGGCGTCCATGGTCGAGGGCCGTACGGACCTCGGCGTCATGGCATCGGGCCAGGTCGCGGGGGTGATCGACGATCTTCCGTCCTGTGCGGAGCTCGTCTCCCGCGTCATGGCCGAAGCACAACAGGCACTGGAAGCACTCGAAGCACTGCACTCGCTCCGCACCCTGCCACCACCAGGGTGA